From a single Bacteroidota bacterium genomic region:
- a CDS encoding DUF3524 domain-containing protein, translating into MKVLALEPWYGGSHRNFLDGLKKHSQHDVHAVTMSARFWKWRMHGGAVTMARKVNDWVAEGNKPDVILASDMVNVPAFLALCRPSLSDVPVILYLHENQLTYPLKEGRERDYTYAYINYLSCLAADAIVFNSKFHHDEFLDALPVMLRAFPDYNHLHSVEGPGIVAQQGQRLGPDPADGLAELLAKSFEEKRRQPLDISLALAQGRHF; encoded by the coding sequence ATGAAGGTATTAGCGCTAGAGCCCTGGTATGGAGGGTCGCATAGAAATTTTCTGGATGGGCTCAAAAAACACAGCCAACACGACGTCCACGCCGTAACCATGTCCGCCCGTTTTTGGAAATGGCGCATGCATGGTGGGGCTGTTACCATGGCGCGTAAAGTCAATGACTGGGTGGCAGAGGGCAACAAGCCGGATGTGATTCTGGCTTCAGATATGGTGAATGTGCCGGCTTTCCTGGCCCTGTGCCGGCCTTCACTGTCCGATGTGCCGGTGATCCTGTACCTGCATGAGAACCAGCTCACCTATCCGCTTAAGGAAGGACGGGAACGCGATTACACCTATGCGTACATCAACTACCTTTCCTGCCTTGCAGCAGATGCGATTGTTTTCAATTCGAAGTTTCACCACGATGAATTTCTGGATGCGCTCCCTGTGATGTTGCGGGCGTTTCCAGATTATAACCACCTGCATAGCGTCGAAGGGCCAGGGATAGTGGCGCAGCAAGGTCAACGCTTGGGGCCCGATCCCGCGGACGGTCTTGCCGAACTCCTGGCAAAATCGTTCGAGGAAAAACGCCGACAACCGCTCGACATCTCCCTCGCGCTCGCGCAGGGGCGGCATTTCAA
- a CDS encoding ComF family protein gives MQKLERVPEQEAQQSLANLTQACEAFERVLPLWIFDKAGTVQRIHSALKYKNQPLTGRQLGALMAKLLIVPLALDARPTLVIPIPLHRQRLFERGYNQSAQLAIGLAKTANIPFDASIMVRRRYTRTQTGFDQQQRLANVKGAFGIRAARSSAVCGAHVLLVDDVLTTGATLLAAAEPLREAGAAAVSIATLAMARRTNR, from the coding sequence TTGCAAAAACTAGAGCGGGTCCCTGAACAAGAGGCACAGCAGTCGCTGGCTAACCTGACACAAGCATGTGAGGCATTTGAACGCGTATTACCCCTCTGGATATTTGATAAAGCAGGAACAGTGCAGCGTATTCACAGTGCGCTCAAATATAAAAACCAGCCTTTAACCGGCCGGCAACTTGGGGCTTTGATGGCAAAGCTCCTTATTGTCCCCCTGGCACTGGACGCGCGCCCTACGCTGGTTATTCCCATCCCTTTGCATCGGCAGCGCTTATTCGAACGCGGCTACAATCAGAGTGCGCAATTGGCAATTGGGCTCGCCAAAACCGCAAATATCCCATTTGACGCAAGCATAATGGTTCGGCGTCGATACACCCGTACACAAACAGGATTTGATCAGCAGCAACGGCTTGCGAATGTAAAAGGCGCTTTTGGAATCCGCGCGGCGCGCAGTAGTGCGGTTTGTGGCGCACATGTATTGCTTGTTGATGACGTATTGACAACCGGCGCAACCTTGTTAGCTGCTGCAGAACCCTTGCGGGAGGCCGGCGCAGC